A window of the Flavobacterium sangjuense genome harbors these coding sequences:
- a CDS encoding peptidylprolyl isomerase → MNIKQFFLGLFFLLSFAGNAQNNTKEVLFTIDDKPYYTDEFSRIYKKNLDLVKDDSQKDLNQYLELFIGYKLKVNKAYKLNLQDGAQYKNELKSYRAQLAKNYFNDTKITQELVEEGYNRLQKEIRASHILILVDENASPEDTLKAYKKIEDISKKAMAGEDFGNLAVQYSEDPSAKENKGDLGYFSAFRMVYPFENAAYKTQKGKVSKIVRTRFGYHILKINDIRANRGEITVAHIMILKPKPEETEKDAEKTINEIYQKIQQGEKFEDLAEQFSEDKSSASKGGVLNKFSSGQLSSEEFENVAFSLANPKDISKPFSSAFGWHIVKLIEKHPVKSLDEMKNELEAKIGRDDRSKKITASLNEKLRKKYTYKKDAKQFGLISKLVTNDFYEAKWALPANANDYTAALLTINDKKIDGKAFLDFIDKQQKAGIKVKPLSKLADTLFDKFLDEQLTAYYDENLETEFPDFANVMEEYRDGLLLFDLMEKEIWDRAKTDTIGLQKFYDEHKMEHMWKKRVEVTIASSTKQDMIKKAQAFLKKNEKPQDIKDKLNVNNVINVMTNSGTFEEGSDGLPKTMKYNIGVSDVFKEGEYYFVTKVDKVIPAGVKTLEESKGKLINEYQQYLEQSWVSDLKKEFTITVNQAAFDRIKKQLNQ, encoded by the coding sequence ATGAATATAAAACAGTTTTTTTTAGGGTTGTTCTTTTTACTGTCATTTGCAGGGAATGCCCAAAATAACACGAAGGAAGTTTTGTTTACAATCGATGATAAACCTTATTATACAGACGAGTTTTCCAGAATTTACAAGAAGAATTTAGATTTGGTAAAAGATGATTCTCAAAAAGATTTAAATCAATATTTAGAACTATTTATCGGATATAAGTTAAAAGTAAACAAAGCTTATAAGCTTAATTTGCAGGATGGAGCACAATATAAAAATGAGTTAAAATCATACAGAGCACAATTAGCCAAAAACTATTTTAACGACACAAAAATTACTCAGGAACTTGTAGAAGAAGGATACAACCGACTTCAAAAAGAAATCAGAGCTTCACATATTCTTATTTTAGTAGATGAAAATGCTTCGCCTGAAGACACTTTGAAGGCCTATAAAAAAATTGAAGATATCAGTAAAAAAGCTATGGCCGGGGAAGACTTTGGAAACTTAGCCGTTCAGTATTCGGAAGATCCATCTGCTAAAGAAAATAAAGGAGATTTGGGTTATTTCTCAGCTTTCAGAATGGTTTACCCATTTGAAAATGCAGCTTACAAAACGCAAAAAGGAAAAGTCTCTAAAATTGTCAGAACTCGTTTTGGATATCATATCCTGAAAATTAATGATATAAGAGCAAATCGTGGTGAAATTACGGTGGCTCATATTATGATTTTAAAACCAAAACCGGAAGAAACTGAAAAAGATGCTGAAAAAACCATCAACGAAATTTATCAAAAAATTCAACAGGGAGAAAAGTTTGAAGATTTAGCCGAACAATTCTCAGAAGATAAATCCTCTGCTTCAAAAGGTGGCGTGTTGAATAAATTTAGTTCAGGACAATTGAGTTCTGAAGAATTTGAGAATGTTGCTTTTTCTCTTGCCAATCCTAAAGACATTTCAAAACCATTTAGTTCAGCTTTCGGGTGGCATATTGTTAAGTTGATAGAAAAGCATCCGGTAAAATCATTGGATGAAATGAAAAATGAGTTAGAAGCTAAAATCGGCAGAGACGATAGATCTAAAAAAATCACAGCTTCTTTAAATGAAAAACTCAGAAAAAAATATACCTATAAAAAAGATGCTAAACAGTTTGGATTGATTTCAAAATTGGTTACCAACGATTTTTATGAGGCAAAATGGGCGCTTCCTGCAAACGCGAATGATTACACGGCTGCTTTATTAACGATTAATGATAAGAAAATAGATGGAAAAGCATTCCTTGATTTTATAGACAAACAACAAAAAGCAGGTATAAAAGTAAAGCCGTTGTCAAAGTTAGCTGACACTTTGTTTGATAAATTTTTGGACGAACAATTAACCGCTTACTACGATGAAAATTTGGAAACGGAGTTTCCTGATTTTGCTAACGTTATGGAAGAATATCGTGACGGATTATTGCTTTTTGACTTAATGGAAAAAGAAATTTGGGATCGTGCTAAAACTGACACTATTGGTTTGCAAAAATTTTATGATGAGCATAAAATGGAGCACATGTGGAAGAAAAGAGTTGAGGTGACAATTGCTTCATCGACTAAACAAGACATGATTAAGAAAGCACAAGCATTTTTAAAGAAAAATGAGAAACCACAAGATATTAAAGACAAACTGAATGTTAATAATGTAATTAACGTAATGACCAATAGCGGTACTTTTGAAGAAGGAAGTGATGGTTTGCCCAAAACAATGAAGTACAATATTGGTGTTTCAGATGTTTTTAAAGAAGGAGAATATTATTTTGTCACCAAAGTGGATAAAGTAATACCAGCAGGAGTTAAAACCTTAGAGGAATCCAAAGGAAAACTTATCAATGAATATCAGCAATACCTGGAGCAAAGTTGGGTGTCCGATTTAAAGAAGGAATTCACCATAACTGTCAACCAAGCAGCTTTTGATCGCATAAAGAAACAGCTTAATCAATAA